One part of the Plasmodium berghei ANKA genome assembly, chromosome: 2 genome encodes these proteins:
- a CDS encoding zinc-carboxypeptidase, putative — protein sequence MTNEINVAKEKVRNEKTEFFSNVLGSPQGIKKKYNDNLNIFEKCLKKGENYTNNIMNNINGSNSDASKAAKDLICHEPFKLIYEDSCTHVEIPTIMLQGKEKIYNSSTYFGTSIINRHKNKEKAICINKINNLKLFLKNNLKEANLKNRRIFLNSIKNIEDILNYNFRLIRCNTHKNDMSLFCEHDNFVRHIPIVKNKLHELKIAEMKRNIKQSTLMKSDNISFIVNNGFAENSSNQCINEKKNSKTYSINNIYEEVEDAKKKKYIKKSHKENLNKPSNKSNELKQFSIYSKLNEIQCVEEPGMTYKCVYPQNTKFNDDIKCRHNVDSSKGVQIENFPIVFNSKFESGNLQYVLKEKNKEYYSLFISSDIRMNKKTNQWFYFSASYIPNEYYTNELKKEKEKRQTCMNEFLNDINKEANYDHVKCSVDFSDKFLVSNIKRLKKPVSVMFRIENMSKPHFLYKEGYSPLVFSECKNIFENIQWERNAYNIKYIKNNKSRYFNTKKNCIEKLSYTTYTLEFSYDFMYTCDTVYFSSCYPYTYSYLMEYLTSIKNYVKKSRTDINYIEETLCKTTCGFNCPILAITNYDKLYKTSKEYKKNKKSHPEWEGDICIDNIFSLYSNGKENITDKVNKNSKFHGSNNIMNTILDEIDLSKYNNKCFNFTNSDNFDSCNAVSTFNDKLWMYDLWAFSNELVNKPNIDTNFDGVRDLNNYQDISTFYNNTNCKWSDNFMSEFSNLLKKKVILKMGRSKKNEEKMVMPCLRGGSLLVSSNKLENNSKEITKEIIFLTCRVHPGETNASYAMHGFLSFIISNNIYANILRTNYIFIIIPMLNIDGVVLGHNRFCSNGFDLNRQWDKPIYYLHPTVYTTKSLLKNLQKNNNKIIFYCDFHGHSSKYNCFLFGNSGTRTFLKKNNYTEYFANVIYQSIPWFSLGDTKFKNLNDNEGKGGTARYICGTELKIDCSYTLELSLLGVRVGRSFNYFPSIRNGSAVDNFGNTFIPPFEQIQGGMGDVKKNIMNCSEKNCNDFGKSTDIINDNKNEKNSDILCGLSKVIDTKSNAKMIVRRGSTRCYTNKAKANRKETEKNASEFEDSENYQTKLCMSNKSKLQENNGNSSNKDNFIFFNENLLLVTGVSFGICLFKFMNLFLHCKSYKKTDEIGSEALPILTNNLNCMCGHTLEITENFQELSVKLNNMNKSGNKEESGIIIKKKKLNKNECLKINYCTFNIENKINNKNNLQYVTNDGCNDSKKVVKGYAKNNENKNSIVGRMIDDRNISCTYVRNNYGDKRVICPSHKNICLDKKLIKNFEVMEGNNFNDKKGNKCVLASSNEKDKKKKTIIKIKNIYNNNKNKLVTKMKKNGHNNGERNNNNDEDTKKYYTAKTGNKKRLLKGEDENDKHILKINELINSDMFPTISSCNNSNIVNKLQKNNRGKLNIISNGHYKKYVNNKYINTKCVIKRKRKIRVCRKKEISFSVNPKGPSCIDIIKNIIKRTDLENEGYKILESKKSIVCDKSRDKHNKKKTESGRKKKKKKKKILKV from the coding sequence ATGACgaatgaaataaatgttGCAAAAGAGAAAGTGCGAAATGAAAAGACAGAATTTTTCTCCAACGTTTTGGGTAGTCCACagggaataaaaaaaaaatataatgataatttgaatatatttgaaaagtGCTTAAAAAAGGGAGAAAATTATACcaataatattatgaacAATATAAACGGAAGTAATAGTGATGCTTCAAAAGCTGCAAAGGATTTAATATGTCATGAACCCttcaaattaatttatgaGGATAGTTGCACACATGTCGAAATACCAACCATAATGCTCCAAgggaaagaaaaaatatataatagcaGCACATATTTTGGTACTTCTATTATTAATAGGCATAAAAACAAGGAGAAAGCAATTtgtataaacaaaataaacaatttaaaattatttttaaaaaacaatttaaaagaagctaatttgaaaaatagacgtatatttttaaacagCATTAAGAATATCgaagatatattaaattataattttcgtTTGATAAGATGTAATAcacataaaaatgatatgtCTCTGTTTTGTGAGCATGACAACTTTGTTAGACATATACCGATTGTAAAGAATAAATTACACGAATTAAAAATTGCAGAGatgaaaagaaatataaaacaaagtACTTTGATGAAATCAGATAACATATCATTTATTGTCAATAATGGTTTTGCAGAAAATAGTTCTAATCAAtgtataaatgaaaaaaaaaatagtaaaacttatagtataaataatatttatgaagAGGTAGAAGacgcaaaaaaaaaaaagtacaTAAAGAAATCACATAAAGAAAACTTGAATAAGCCTTCAAACAAATCAAACGAGTTGAAACaattttctatttataGCAAATTAAACGAAATACAATGTGTAGAAGAGCCTGGTATGACATATAAATGTGTGTATCCacaaaatacaaaatttaaCGATGATATTAAATGTCGCCATAATGTAGATAGCTCGAAAGGAGTTCAGATAGAAAATTTCCCAATTGTGTTCAATTCTAAATTTGAAAGCGGTAACTTACAATATGTATTAAAGGAAAAGAATAAGGAAtattattctttatttataagtAGTGATATAAGAATGAATAAGAAGACAAATCAATGGTTTTATTTTAGTGCAAGTTATATACCAAATGAATATTACACAAacgaattaaaaaaagaaaaagaaaagagaCAAACATGTATGaatgaatttttaaatgatataaataaagaagcaAATTATGATCATGTAAAGTGCTCAGTGGATTTTTCTGATAAATTCCTTGTAAGTAATATTAAAAGGTTAAAAAAGCCAGTTTCTGTAATGTTTCGCATTGAAAATATGTCAAAGccacattttttatacaaagAAGGATATTCTCCATTAGTTTTTTCCGAGtgtaaaaacatatttgaaaatatacaatGGGAAAGAAATgcttataatataaaatatataaaaaacaataaatctagatattttaatactaaaaaaaattgtattgaaaaattatcCTATACTACTTATACGTTGGAATTTAGCTATGACTTTATGTATACATGTGACActgtatatttttcaagTTGTTATCCATATActtattcatatttaatGGAGTATTTAActtctataaaaaattatgtaaagAAATCCAGGACAGATATTAATTACATCGAGGAAACATTGTGTAAAACAACTTGTGGTTTTAATTGCCCTATTCTGGCAATAAcaaattatgataaattatataaaacgTCAAAAGagtataagaaaaataaaaaatcccATCCAGAATGGGAGGGTGATATTTGCATAgacaatatatttagtCTTTATAGTAAtggaaaagaaaatataactgataaagtaaataaaaattctaaATTTCATGGATCcaataatataatgaataCTATACTCGATGAAATAGATTTATCTAAATATAACAACAAATGCTTTAATTTTACGAATTCGGATAATTTCGATAGTTGTAATGCTGTAAGCACatttaatgataaattGTGGATGTATGATTTATGGGCCTTTTCAAATGAATTAGTTAATAAGCCAAATATTGATACAAATTTTGATGGAGTGAGGGATTTGAATAATTATCAAGATATTAGCACTTTTTATAACAATACTAATTGTAAATGGTCAGACAATTTTATGAGCgaattttcaaatttattaaaaaaaaaagtaattttaaaaatgggTAGAAGTAAGAAAAATGAGGAGAAAATGGTAATGCCATGTTTAAGAGGGGGATCATTATTAGTTAGTTCAAATAAATTGGAAAATAACTCAAAGGAAATCacaaaagaaataatttttttgacaTGTCGTGTGCATCCAGGAGAAACGAATGCAAGTTATGCAATGCATggatttttatcatttattatatcaaacaatatatatgcaaacaTTTTACgaacaaattatatttttataattattccGATGTTAAACATTGATGGTGTGGTACTTGGACATAATCGATTTTGTTCAAACGGTTTCGATTTAAATAGGCAATGGGACAAACCTATTTATTACTTACATCCAACAGTATATACAACTAAATCATTGCTTAAAAATCTTCAgaagaataataataaaataatattttattgtgATTTTCATGGTCATTCCAGTAAgtataattgttttttatttggcAATTCAGGTACAagaacatttttaaaaaaaaataattatactGAATATTTTGCAAATGTCATTTATCAATCTATTCCGTGGTTTTCCTTAGGAGATAccaaatttaaaaatttgaatgACAATGAAGGGAAAGGTGGAACAGCTAGATATATATGTGGTACggaattaaaaattgaTTGTAGTTATACCTTGGAGTTATCTTTGTTAGGGGTACGTGTAGGAAGAagttttaattattttccaaGTATTAGGAATGGCAGTGCTGTTGATAATTTTGGTAATACCTTTATACCACCATTTGAACAAATTCAAGGGGGAATGGGTgatgtgaaaaaaaatattatgaactgttcagaaaaaaattgtaatgaTTTTGGTAAATCGACcgatataataaatgataataaaaatgagaaGAATTCAGATATTCTTTGCGGTTTGAGTAAAGTAATAGACACCAAGTCCAATGCCAAAATGATTGTTAGGAGGGGTTCTACTCGATGTTACACTAACAAGGCAAAAGCTAACCGAAAAGAAACGGAAAAAAACGCAAGCGAATTTGAGGATTCAGAAAATTATCAAACAAAATTGTGCATGAGTAATAAGAGCAAATTGCAAGAAAATAATGGGAATAGTAGTAATAAGGACaactttatattttttaatgaaaacCTTTTATTGGTAACGGGGGTTAGTTTTGGGATATgtctttttaaatttatgaaTTTGTTTTTGCATTGCaaaagttataaaaaaacggATGAAATAGGAAGTGAGGCTTTGCCAATTTTAAcgaataatttaaattgtaTGTGTGGACATACTTTGGAGATAACAGAAAATTTTCAAGAATTGAGtgtaaaattaaataatatgaataagtCAGGTAATAAAGAAGAAAGtggtattattattaaaaaaaaaaaattgaataaaaatgaatgcTTAAAAATTAACTATTGTACTTTCAACAttgaaaacaaaataaataataaaaataatttacaatATGTTACTAACGATGGTTGTAACGATAGCAAGAAAGTTGTAAAGGGttatgcaaaaaataatgaaaataaaaatagtatagTTGGTAGAATGATTGATGATAGGAACATTTCATGTACATATGTAAGGAATAATTATGGGGATAAACGAGTAATATGTCCTagtcataaaaatatttgtttggataaaaaattaataaaaaactttGAAGTTATGGaaggaaataattttaatgataaaaagGGTAATAAATGTGTTTTAGCTAGctcaaatgaaaaagataaaaaaaaaaaaacaataataaaaataaaaaatatatataataataataaaaataagctagtaacaaaaatgaaaaaaaatggtcACAATAATGGGGAgagaaataataacaacGATGAagatacaaaaaaatattacactGCTAAGacaggaaataaaaaacgaTTATTAAAAGGTgaagatgaaaatgataaacatattttgaaaataaatgaattaataaattcagATATGTTTCCAACTATTAGTAGTTGTAACAATAGTAATATTGTAAACAAACTGCAGAAGAACAATAGGggaaaattaaatattatttcaaatgggcattataaaaaatatgtcaataataaatatataaatacaaaatgtgttataaaaagaaaaaggaaaatacGAGTATGCAGAAAGAAGGAAATCAGTTTTTCAGTTAATCCCAAAGGGCCCTCTTGTAtagatattataaaaaatataattaaaagaaCGGATTTGGAAAATGAGggttataaaatattagaaaGTAAAAAGAGCATTGTTTGTGATAAAAGCCGCGATAAGCATAATAAGAAAAAGACAGAGAGTGGtagaaaaaagaagaaaaagaaaaaaaaaatattaaaagtatga